In Synechococcus sp. KORDI-100, a single window of DNA contains:
- the ureE gene encoding urease accessory protein UreE, protein MVVELGRLLEAGSTGMGETVIVLERRHGQRPGAVDGLTLPLTAEQRTSMRGRRTTLCGREVLLQLPRQGPLVPGDLLSDRQDSNLVRVMAAEERLLEVRAESPLKLLQAAYHLGNRHVALDLQPDRLLLLDDPVLAAMLVGRGLHVRPCKQAFQPEGGAYEGHHH, encoded by the coding sequence ATGGTGGTCGAGCTGGGCAGGCTCCTCGAAGCTGGATCGACTGGCATGGGCGAGACGGTGATTGTTCTGGAGCGGCGTCATGGTCAGCGCCCGGGGGCAGTGGATGGTCTGACACTGCCGCTGACGGCTGAGCAGCGCACGTCGATGCGAGGTCGTCGCACCACGCTGTGTGGCCGGGAGGTGTTGTTGCAGTTGCCCAGACAGGGCCCTCTGGTTCCGGGCGACCTTCTCTCCGATCGTCAGGATTCCAATCTTGTCCGGGTGATGGCTGCCGAGGAGCGGCTTCTGGAGGTGCGTGCGGAGTCACCTCTGAAACTGCTTCAGGCTGCCTACCACCTGGGCAATCGCCATGTGGCGCTGGACCTGCAGCCCGATCGACTGCTTCTGCTCGACGATCCTGTGCTTGCGGCGATGCTCGTGGGGCGGGGTTTGCACGTACGCCCATGCAAGCAGGCATTTCAGCCGGAGGGCGGGGCCTACGAAGGGCACCACCACTGA
- the urtD gene encoding urea ABC transporter ATP-binding protein UrtD, whose translation MTTPILELSDVSVDFDGFFALTDLSISLQPGELRSIIGPNGAGKTTFLDVITGKVRPTKGSVSLRGSSIVGLSEQKISNLGVGRKFQTPRVFENLSVARNLELAASPNKAPFQLMFEKLSSTVKDEVHRLMDYVGLAPYAKSDAGSLSHGQKQWLAISMLVAQSPDIILLDEPVAGLTDEETNKTAELIKSLAGEHTVVVIEHDMEFIRDLGAPVTVLHQGQKLTEGTLDEVKADPKVIEVYLGQSD comes from the coding sequence ATGACGACTCCAATTCTCGAGCTTAGTGATGTAAGTGTCGATTTTGATGGTTTTTTTGCCCTCACTGATCTGTCCATCTCTTTACAACCCGGAGAATTACGCTCAATCATTGGTCCCAATGGAGCGGGTAAGACAACGTTTCTTGACGTGATTACTGGCAAGGTAAGACCTACCAAAGGCTCAGTGTCACTACGCGGCTCAAGCATCGTTGGATTATCCGAACAAAAAATATCCAATCTCGGTGTTGGGCGTAAATTTCAAACACCTCGTGTTTTTGAGAACTTATCTGTAGCAAGAAATCTTGAGCTGGCTGCTTCGCCGAACAAAGCCCCTTTTCAATTGATGTTTGAAAAGCTGAGCAGTACTGTCAAGGATGAGGTTCATCGCTTAATGGATTATGTGGGTTTAGCTCCATATGCAAAGTCTGATGCAGGTTCGCTTTCCCATGGCCAAAAGCAATGGTTGGCGATCTCCATGCTTGTTGCTCAATCTCCAGACATCATTTTGTTGGATGAACCAGTGGCTGGCTTGACAGATGAAGAGACGAATAAAACTGCTGAGCTCATCAAATCTCTAGCAGGAGAACATACTGTTGTTGTGATTGAGCATGATATGGAGTTTATTCGCGATCTTGGAGCACCAGTCACTGTGTTGCATCAAGGTCAGAAGCTTACAGAGGGAACGTTGGACGAAGTGAAAGCCGATCCAAAAGTGATTGAAGTGTATCTAGGCCAATCTGACTAG
- the urtC gene encoding urea ABC transporter permease subunit UrtC: MKLFKKLIPWLLLAFAFFVLPAILSQFRLNLFGRYFSLAIVALGIDLIWGYTGLLSLGQGIFFALGGYAIGMHLLLVTQNDFTTGANGLPKFFENYGVDNLPFFWQPFWSFPWTLIAIWLIPAIVAGLVGYLIFRNRIKGVYFSIITQASLMVFYHFFNGQQKLVNGTNGLKTSTTEIFGLIVGSDDAQIIFYRITLVLLPLAYLLCKFLTSGRFGDALIGIRDDEARLRFSGFNPVPFKVIVFLVAGGLAGISGALYTVQSGIVSPQYMAISMSIEMVIWVAVGGRGTLIGPIIGAVIVNYLRSLVSEALPEAWLFVQGALFIFVVTLMPDGIYGWFKNGGFQTMLAAFGIAKKSPTYPKIDMDEGYTG; the protein is encoded by the coding sequence ATGAAACTCTTCAAAAAGCTCATCCCCTGGCTACTTCTTGCTTTTGCATTTTTCGTTCTGCCAGCAATTCTTTCACAGTTTCGTTTGAATCTTTTCGGTAGATATTTTTCACTTGCAATTGTTGCGTTGGGGATTGATCTGATCTGGGGATATACAGGTCTTCTGAGTTTGGGTCAGGGAATCTTCTTTGCACTGGGCGGCTACGCGATAGGTATGCACTTGTTGCTGGTGACCCAGAACGATTTCACAACGGGTGCCAACGGTCTTCCTAAATTCTTTGAGAATTACGGAGTTGACAACCTGCCATTTTTCTGGCAACCGTTCTGGTCTTTCCCTTGGACGTTGATTGCCATCTGGCTCATACCAGCAATTGTCGCTGGTTTAGTTGGATACTTGATTTTCAGGAATCGAATCAAAGGAGTTTATTTTTCGATCATTACCCAAGCATCGTTGATGGTTTTTTACCATTTCTTTAATGGTCAGCAGAAGCTTGTTAACGGTACGAATGGATTGAAAACAAGCACTACTGAGATTTTTGGGTTGATTGTTGGTTCAGACGATGCGCAAATTATATTTTACAGAATTACCTTGGTTTTACTGCCACTTGCATATTTGCTTTGCAAGTTTCTAACCAGCGGTCGTTTCGGTGATGCTCTCATCGGTATTCGGGACGATGAAGCTCGTTTACGTTTCAGTGGCTTCAATCCTGTTCCTTTCAAGGTCATTGTTTTCTTGGTTGCTGGAGGTTTGGCAGGAATTTCCGGTGCCTTGTATACCGTGCAATCGGGAATTGTTTCTCCTCAGTATATGGCGATTTCGATGTCAATCGAAATGGTGATCTGGGTTGCTGTGGGAGGAAGAGGAACGTTGATCGGACCGATCATTGGAGCAGTCATTGTTAACTATCTTCGTAGTCTTGTCAGTGAAGCGTTGCCGGAAGCCTGGTTATTTGTTCAAGGCGCTCTGTTTATCTTTGTTGTTACCTTGATGCCTGATGGAATCTATGGCTGGTTCAAGAATGGAGGATTCCAAACCATGCTTGCAGCCTTCGGAATTGCTAAAAAATCTCCAACATATCCGAAAATCGACATGGATGAAGGCTATACCGGATGA
- a CDS encoding FmdB family zinc ribbon protein: MPVYEFECKSDTCSSVYEVWRSIDQRSSDTQCPECGCDGKRLFSPPMMLSTTIRLKTEDKNPKVVRRKVQEPGNKPRLRSGDSRPWMLNRGC, encoded by the coding sequence ATGCCTGTCTACGAATTTGAATGCAAGTCTGACACTTGTTCATCTGTGTATGAAGTCTGGAGGTCAATTGACCAACGCTCCTCAGACACGCAATGCCCTGAGTGTGGTTGTGATGGCAAAAGACTGTTCTCTCCACCAATGATGCTATCGACAACTATTCGGTTGAAGACAGAGGATAAGAATCCAAAGGTTGTACGCCGGAAGGTTCAGGAACCAGGCAACAAGCCAAGGTTACGTTCCGGTGACTCTCGTCCATGGATGCTGAATCGGGGTTGCTGA
- a CDS encoding urease accessory protein UreF encodes MTSLALLQLVSPALPVGAFSYSEGLEVLIQAATLNDERQVQDWLEAELRQGALRLEAAALRGLSEALRQWQDHGDQQARHWLMDQDSWLLANRESADVRAQQTQMGASLLQLMSEMGHPLPQAMPLSWPSAWAWAAVALDVSLPDMTQGYLYGWVANQLSAAVRLLPLGPSRAQIVQQRLLPLIAEQAAWLQSQDPRQLWSRGVGASMAQLAHAELYSRLFRS; translated from the coding sequence ATGACGTCCCTCGCACTGCTCCAGCTCGTCAGTCCGGCCCTGCCGGTTGGTGCCTTCAGTTATTCAGAGGGTTTGGAAGTGCTCATTCAGGCCGCCACCCTCAACGACGAGCGTCAGGTTCAGGACTGGCTCGAGGCTGAACTGCGGCAGGGAGCGCTTCGTCTCGAGGCAGCGGCGCTCAGGGGCCTGTCGGAGGCTCTGCGGCAATGGCAGGACCATGGCGACCAGCAGGCACGCCATTGGCTGATGGATCAGGACTCCTGGCTGCTGGCCAACCGAGAGTCGGCTGACGTGCGCGCGCAGCAGACCCAGATGGGTGCATCGCTGCTTCAACTGATGAGCGAGATGGGACACCCGCTGCCCCAGGCGATGCCGTTGAGCTGGCCATCAGCGTGGGCATGGGCGGCGGTTGCGCTGGATGTTTCCCTTCCCGACATGACGCAGGGTTATCTCTATGGATGGGTGGCCAATCAACTCAGCGCTGCAGTGCGGTTGCTGCCACTCGGTCCTTCGAGGGCTCAGATTGTTCAGCAACGGTTGCTGCCGCTGATCGCCGAGCAGGCTGCCTGGCTGCAGTCCCAGGACCCAAGACAGCTCTGGAGTCGTGGGGTCGGTGCATCGATGGCTCAGCTCGCCCATGCTGAGTTGTATTCGCGTCTGTTTCGAAGCTGA
- the ureG gene encoding urease accessory protein UreG, protein MSSKLRLGVAGPVGSGKTALVEALCRRLRDQLELAVVTNDIYTQEDALFLTRSGALEPERIRGVETGGCPHTAIREDCSINRAAVADLEVQFPNLDVVLVESGGDNLAASFSPELVDLCIYVIDVAAGDKIPRKGGPGITKSDLLVINKIDLAPFVGADLGVMERDADRMRGNRPWCFTNLVTGEGFEKVSSFLLQQLPKSAA, encoded by the coding sequence ATGAGCAGCAAGCTGAGGCTTGGAGTCGCGGGTCCTGTGGGATCTGGAAAAACGGCTCTTGTGGAAGCACTCTGCCGTCGTTTGCGGGACCAGCTTGAGCTCGCCGTTGTGACCAACGACATCTACACCCAGGAGGATGCCCTGTTTTTGACGCGATCCGGTGCTCTGGAGCCGGAGCGCATCCGCGGAGTGGAGACCGGCGGTTGCCCGCATACCGCGATCCGTGAGGACTGTTCGATCAACCGTGCCGCCGTGGCGGACCTTGAAGTCCAGTTCCCCAACTTGGATGTGGTGTTGGTGGAAAGCGGTGGAGACAATCTCGCTGCCAGCTTCAGTCCTGAGCTGGTGGATTTGTGCATCTACGTCATCGACGTGGCTGCCGGCGACAAGATTCCCCGCAAGGGAGGGCCTGGAATCACCAAATCCGATCTGCTGGTCATCAACAAGATCGATCTGGCTCCTTTTGTTGGGGCCGATCTTGGTGTGATGGAACGGGACGCCGACCGCATGAGGGGTAACAGGCCGTGGTGTTTTACCAATTTGGTGACTGGTGAGGGTTTCGAGAAAGTTTCCTCATTCTTGTTGCAACAGCTACCGAAATCGGCCGCTTGA
- a CDS encoding DUF1830 domain-containing protein produces MVILKCIGPDRFYREKVVMPMETFCFEAPTEARLEIWQMSLGGQMLHLRADAADYAVDTYDKTLVA; encoded by the coding sequence ATGGTGATTTTGAAATGCATTGGGCCTGACCGGTTCTACCGAGAAAAGGTCGTCATGCCGATGGAAACCTTCTGCTTCGAGGCTCCAACGGAGGCCAGGCTTGAAATCTGGCAGATGTCCCTCGGGGGTCAGATGCTGCATCTCCGGGCTGACGCTGCAGATTATGCCGTTGACACCTATGACAAAACCCTTGTGGCTTAA
- the urtA gene encoding urea ABC transporter substrate-binding protein: MTSALSKRLLAAFAATAVGVTMTACGGSGGGGGGDTASDGDSGGAATEFDGEIKVGILHSLSGTMAISETTLKEVEELAIKEINEAGGVSVDGKSYKIVYTSEDGASDWPTFAEKSQKLIDADEVAVVFGGWTSASRKAMLPVYEAKDHFLFYPIQYEGQECSKNIFYTGAVPNQQAEPAVDWLFEQFSDKYGKKVYLVGSDYVYPRTANTIIKEQVKSLGGETVGEDYIPLGNTEVAPIIAKIKKEFPDGGIIINTLNGDSNVALFKQFKAAGITPDKYPIMSFSIAEEEIRQIGPEYVGDTYAAWNYFMSLGTEAANTFNAAFLAEYGDDRVTNDPMESAYNMVYLWKAAVEKAGTYEDLDAVRNALIGIKLDAPQGPIEMYPNHHISQTVRIGQAKEDGQFEILWDSKTPVAPITWNQYVPETKGFKCDWTLDRPDAGKFKMDS; the protein is encoded by the coding sequence ATGACTTCTGCACTATCAAAGCGTTTGCTGGCAGCGTTTGCTGCGACAGCAGTTGGCGTAACCATGACCGCCTGTGGCGGAAGTGGTGGTGGCGGTGGCGGTGATACCGCCAGCGATGGCGACAGCGGTGGCGCAGCCACCGAATTTGATGGGGAGATCAAGGTTGGCATCCTCCATTCTCTGAGTGGAACGATGGCCATCTCCGAAACAACCTTGAAAGAGGTCGAAGAGCTCGCCATCAAGGAGATCAATGAGGCAGGCGGCGTCTCCGTCGACGGCAAGAGCTACAAGATCGTCTACACCTCAGAAGACGGTGCCTCCGATTGGCCCACCTTCGCTGAGAAATCTCAGAAGCTGATCGACGCTGATGAGGTCGCCGTTGTCTTTGGTGGATGGACGTCTGCCAGCCGCAAGGCCATGCTTCCTGTCTACGAAGCAAAAGACCACTTCCTCTTCTACCCGATTCAGTACGAAGGTCAGGAGTGCTCCAAGAACATCTTCTACACGGGTGCTGTCCCGAACCAGCAGGCTGAGCCCGCTGTTGATTGGCTCTTTGAGCAGTTCTCCGACAAATACGGCAAGAAGGTCTACCTCGTCGGCTCCGATTACGTCTATCCACGGACCGCGAACACTATCATCAAAGAGCAGGTGAAGAGCCTCGGTGGTGAAACCGTTGGTGAGGATTACATTCCTCTGGGCAACACGGAAGTTGCTCCGATCATCGCCAAGATCAAGAAGGAGTTCCCTGACGGTGGAATCATCATCAACACCCTGAATGGTGACTCCAACGTCGCACTGTTTAAACAGTTCAAGGCTGCGGGCATCACTCCTGATAAGTACCCGATCATGTCCTTCTCCATTGCGGAAGAGGAAATCCGTCAGATCGGACCTGAGTATGTGGGCGACACCTATGCCGCTTGGAACTACTTCATGTCCCTCGGAACTGAGGCTGCTAACACCTTCAACGCTGCTTTCCTTGCGGAATATGGCGACGACCGTGTGACCAACGACCCAATGGAGTCGGCCTACAACATGGTTTATCTGTGGAAGGCTGCAGTCGAGAAGGCTGGAACCTATGAGGATCTTGATGCCGTCAGAAATGCACTGATTGGCATCAAACTTGATGCTCCTCAGGGTCCGATTGAGATGTACCCCAATCACCACATCTCTCAGACTGTCCGCATTGGACAAGCCAAAGAGGATGGTCAGTTTGAAATCCTCTGGGACAGCAAGACCCCTGTCGCTCCGATCACGTGGAACCAGTACGTGCCTGAAACGAAGGGCTTCAAGTGCGACTGGACGCTTGATCGTCCTGATGCCGGAAAGTTCAAGATGGACTCCTGA
- a CDS encoding formamidase yields MASTGSVSSWDESLLVAMIQYPVPVIKGPEDIQTQVDQICKAVATTKAGYPEADLIVMPEYSTQGLNTAIWTYDEMLLRIDSPEIDRFRQACKENDVWGVFSLMEVNDDPSLPPFNSAIIINSDGEIALHYRKLQPWVPIEPWSPGNYGMPVCDGPKGSKLAVCICHDGMFPELAREAAYKGANVYIRISGYSTQVNDQWIWTNRTNAWQNLMYTISVNLAGYDGVFYYFGEGTVCNYDGNVIQQGHRNPWEIVTAELFPRLVDKARENWALENNIFNLGCRAYVGKPGGEKANYLTWVEDLANGEYKLPWDSSVRIRDGWKYYPDGVKLGPMPKAETPAAEPVTAPV; encoded by the coding sequence ATGGCCAGTACAGGTAGCGTCAGTTCCTGGGACGAATCACTGCTTGTTGCGATGATTCAGTACCCAGTTCCTGTGATCAAGGGACCGGAAGACATCCAGACACAGGTCGATCAAATCTGCAAAGCTGTTGCCACAACCAAGGCCGGCTACCCAGAAGCTGATCTGATCGTGATGCCTGAGTACTCCACTCAGGGACTCAACACAGCGATCTGGACCTACGACGAGATGCTTCTCCGCATCGACTCACCCGAAATTGATCGTTTCCGACAGGCATGCAAGGAAAACGACGTGTGGGGCGTCTTTTCTTTGATGGAAGTGAACGACGATCCAAGCCTCCCGCCGTTCAATTCCGCGATCATCATCAACTCAGACGGTGAAATCGCTCTGCACTACAGGAAACTGCAGCCATGGGTTCCCATTGAGCCCTGGTCACCCGGCAACTATGGAATGCCTGTGTGCGATGGACCCAAAGGCTCAAAACTGGCTGTCTGCATCTGCCACGACGGCATGTTCCCAGAGCTGGCCAGAGAAGCCGCATACAAGGGAGCCAACGTTTACATCCGTATTTCTGGTTATTCCACACAGGTGAATGATCAATGGATCTGGACGAACAGAACGAACGCTTGGCAGAATCTGATGTACACAATTTCAGTCAACCTGGCTGGATATGATGGTGTCTTCTACTACTTTGGCGAAGGAACAGTCTGCAATTACGACGGCAATGTTATCCAGCAAGGGCACCGCAACCCCTGGGAAATTGTGACGGCAGAACTCTTCCCCCGATTGGTGGATAAAGCCCGCGAGAACTGGGCACTCGAGAACAATATCTTTAATCTTGGTTGCCGGGCCTACGTAGGCAAACCTGGAGGAGAAAAAGCCAATTACCTTACCTGGGTTGAGGATCTCGCCAATGGTGAATACAAACTGCCATGGGATAGCAGTGTTCGCATTCGCGATGGCTGGAAGTACTACCCAGACGGGGTCAAGCTTGGGCCGATGCCAAAAGCAGAAACCCCTGCAGCTGAACCAGTAACAGCACCTGTCTGA
- the urtE gene encoding urea ABC transporter ATP-binding subunit UrtE has protein sequence MTQLQTKSHPSSTKTILKSSGLNVYYGESHILRNVDLHIPEGEMICLIGRNGVGKTTFLKTIIGLLEQRSGSIEYDGVFLSDQAPYKRARRGIGYVSQGRDIIPRITVKENLMIGMESLPGGMSKNKHIDPIVFELFPILEQFLNRRGGDLSGGQQQQLAIARALLGKPKLLLLDEPTEGIQPSIILDIERAVQRIIKETGISVLLVEQHLHFVKQSSFYYAMQRGGIVSSGPTSQLSDQVIEEFLTV, from the coding sequence ATGACTCAACTCCAAACCAAATCGCATCCTTCTTCAACAAAGACTATTCTCAAGTCTAGCGGGTTAAATGTATATTATGGCGAAAGTCATATCCTCAGGAATGTGGATCTGCACATACCTGAAGGAGAGATGATTTGCCTGATTGGTCGTAACGGCGTCGGTAAAACGACGTTTTTGAAAACAATTATTGGATTGCTTGAGCAACGTTCTGGATCGATTGAATATGATGGAGTGTTTTTAAGTGATCAAGCCCCTTATAAACGTGCTCGACGTGGAATTGGTTACGTTTCACAAGGACGCGACATTATTCCAAGAATCACTGTCAAAGAAAATTTGATGATCGGAATGGAATCGCTTCCAGGTGGCATGAGTAAAAATAAGCATATTGATCCAATTGTGTTTGAATTGTTTCCAATTCTTGAGCAGTTTTTGAACCGACGTGGAGGTGATCTCAGCGGCGGCCAACAGCAACAGCTTGCCATTGCCAGAGCTTTACTTGGTAAGCCAAAACTCCTTCTTCTCGATGAACCAACAGAGGGTATTCAACCTTCTATCATTCTAGATATCGAAAGAGCTGTTCAGAGAATCATCAAAGAAACAGGCATCAGCGTTTTGTTAGTGGAGCAGCATCTCCATTTTGTGAAGCAATCCAGTTTCTATTACGCAATGCAACGGGGTGGTATCGTTTCGAGTGGACCTACCTCACAGTTGTCAGATCAAGTTATTGAAGAGTTTTTGACTGTATAA
- the urtB gene encoding urea ABC transporter permease subunit UrtB, which yields MELIFSQLLDGLSIGSVLLLAATGLAIVFGLMGVINLAHGELMMVGAYVTFVTQNMFRPLGEGVFQLYYLFALVFAFIVTALVGVLLERTLIRQLYGRPLETLLATWGVSLVLIQFIRSVSTSMTIGIVVAVVLGFLASRFSPKSLKRAAFYPYVSGIFWIVSAIIGFITISAMSGSKALAKPWFGPRNIDVTAPKWLQGSWGSIAGIELPGIRIFIIILSALLLAFVAWFLTKSVWGLRIRSVTQNRQMSNCLGIPTDSVDSITFGIGSGLAGVAGSAITLLGSVGPNLGAAYIVSCFMVIVLGGVGNLVGTVIASMMLGIIQSIIGSGAILIAFPNIPNPASAVIEFFATTSMSYVLIFIFIIAFLQFKPTGMFPQKGRSVES from the coding sequence ATGGAATTAATTTTCTCTCAACTCCTTGATGGCCTGAGCATCGGCTCGGTGCTCCTCCTGGCAGCAACAGGTCTTGCCATTGTTTTCGGTTTGATGGGTGTCATCAATCTGGCTCATGGCGAATTGATGATGGTTGGGGCATATGTGACATTCGTGACTCAGAACATGTTTCGTCCGTTGGGCGAAGGGGTTTTTCAGCTGTACTACCTGTTTGCATTGGTGTTTGCGTTTATCGTAACGGCGCTTGTAGGTGTTTTGCTGGAGCGTACATTGATACGCCAATTATATGGACGCCCACTGGAAACGCTTCTCGCTACCTGGGGTGTGAGTTTGGTTTTAATTCAATTTATTCGCAGCGTTTCCACCAGCATGACGATTGGAATCGTCGTGGCTGTTGTCCTTGGTTTTTTAGCATCACGCTTTTCTCCCAAATCGCTAAAGCGGGCGGCTTTTTACCCATACGTCTCCGGGATATTCTGGATTGTATCTGCAATTATTGGATTTATAACTATTTCTGCGATGTCTGGTTCAAAGGCATTGGCGAAACCATGGTTTGGACCACGGAATATTGATGTGACCGCCCCGAAATGGCTACAGGGAAGTTGGGGATCCATCGCAGGCATTGAATTGCCTGGGATCAGAATATTCATCATTATTCTTTCTGCGCTGTTACTCGCTTTTGTCGCCTGGTTTTTGACGAAGAGTGTGTGGGGACTACGTATACGATCAGTGACGCAGAACCGGCAGATGAGTAATTGCTTGGGCATTCCTACAGATAGCGTTGACAGTATTACATTTGGCATCGGTTCTGGCCTTGCAGGTGTTGCTGGAAGTGCCATCACACTGCTTGGTTCCGTCGGTCCAAATTTGGGTGCGGCTTACATCGTTTCCTGCTTTATGGTGATTGTTTTGGGAGGAGTTGGAAATTTGGTTGGAACAGTGATTGCTTCGATGATGCTGGGCATTATTCAATCAATTATTGGTTCAGGAGCCATCTTGATTGCATTCCCCAATATTCCTAATCCGGCATCTGCAGTGATTGAGTTTTTTGCGACGACCAGCATGTCTTATGTGCTGATCTTTATTTTCATCATTGCGTTCCTTCAATTCAAGCCTACAGGGATGTTCCCTCAAAAGGGACGTTCTGTTGAATCTTGA
- the fmdA gene encoding formamidase encodes MPETLFKVDLTKPMDQQEMPGHNRWHPDIPAVASVNPGDVFRIECKDWTDGQIKNDDNPQDIADVNLEVVHVLSGPIWVNGAQPGDILVVDILEVGALQGDEWGFTGIFAKENGGGFLTDHFPKAAKAIWDLEGVYTSSRHIPGVRFAGITHPGLIGCAPSMELLNEWNRRETELVNTAPDRRTYGAGLSGSEPVLAALPNPNSAILGNVEASDFDRIANEAARTVPPREHGGNCDIKNLTKGTRIYFPVYVEGGKLSMGDIHFSQGDGEISFCGAIEMSGYLDLHVDVIKGGMAKYGMVNPMFKTSPVEPHFTDYLVFEGISVDEFEGKQYYMDVHIAYRRACLNAIEYLKKFGYTGEQAYLLLSCAPVEGRVSGIVDIPNACCTLALPTSIFDKDILPC; translated from the coding sequence ATGCCTGAAACTCTTTTCAAAGTTGATCTCACGAAACCGATGGATCAACAGGAAATGCCAGGACATAACAGGTGGCATCCCGATATTCCAGCCGTTGCCTCTGTCAATCCAGGTGACGTCTTTCGGATTGAATGCAAGGACTGGACTGACGGCCAGATCAAAAATGACGACAATCCGCAAGATATTGCTGATGTGAATCTTGAGGTTGTTCACGTTCTCAGCGGGCCAATTTGGGTGAATGGTGCGCAACCCGGAGATATTCTTGTCGTCGATATTCTTGAAGTTGGCGCATTACAAGGAGACGAGTGGGGATTCACTGGAATCTTTGCCAAGGAAAATGGTGGCGGTTTTCTGACTGATCACTTCCCGAAAGCTGCAAAGGCGATCTGGGATTTAGAAGGTGTATACACATCCTCACGACACATTCCAGGCGTTCGATTTGCTGGCATTACACACCCTGGACTAATTGGTTGCGCTCCCTCAATGGAGCTGCTCAATGAGTGGAATCGACGCGAAACCGAACTGGTCAACACAGCTCCGGATCGCCGCACCTACGGCGCAGGACTTTCTGGAAGTGAACCCGTTCTCGCAGCACTTCCAAATCCCAACAGTGCCATCCTTGGCAACGTTGAAGCCAGCGATTTTGATCGAATCGCAAACGAAGCCGCACGCACAGTTCCTCCGAGAGAACATGGTGGAAACTGTGACATTAAAAACCTGACCAAGGGGACAAGAATTTACTTCCCTGTGTATGTTGAGGGTGGAAAACTTTCAATGGGCGACATTCACTTTTCACAAGGTGACGGCGAAATCTCCTTCTGCGGAGCTATTGAAATGTCTGGCTACCTTGATTTGCATGTTGATGTGATCAAAGGAGGAATGGCAAAGTACGGAATGGTCAACCCAATGTTTAAAACCAGCCCTGTTGAACCTCACTTCACAGATTACCTTGTTTTTGAAGGTATCTCTGTTGATGAGTTTGAAGGCAAGCAGTATTACATGGATGTGCACATCGCATACCGTCGAGCGTGCTTGAATGCGATTGAGTATTTAAAGAAGTTTGGATACACTGGAGAACAGGCCTATTTACTTCTCAGTTGCGCGCCTGTGGAAGGACGCGTTAGCGGGATCGTTGATATTCCAAATGCGTGTTGTACACTTGCGCTTCCCACTTCAATCTTTGACAAAGATATTCTCCCTTGCTAA